In the Acropora muricata isolate sample 2 chromosome 1, ASM3666990v1, whole genome shotgun sequence genome, one interval contains:
- the LOC136930804 gene encoding adenosine receptor A1-like: MANHSQQQNITTSFHFFSSSECIAWLTVFGMEAVAIVMLNALAIIVYLKERSLRKRSMYLVVNQAVADMLVAGCVINNCLFLGGHCKFWTSTISSILPSEIVVHAWFLFTTVAAVTNLAAISLERMHATFRPFKHRIVKKKMFGAAVATVWIKAGFCSGISVLTVYSFTIELSSDLLKLLYLTFFLFCLLIMVVSYSSIVIKTVCGNQPHHHGVTGRERKLTKTLFIVTFVSLLLTLPLIILRILFLVSSHTFIPSSLQTSRLIYSFEFSFWANSLVNPICYAFKIPEFRRALFSILRLPRFLPLRRCKISHAGLALSH, translated from the coding sequence atggctaatcactctcagcaacaaaacataactacatctttccattttttctcttcatctgagtgcattgcctggctaACAGTGTTTGGTATGGAGGCTGTTGCTATAGTGATGTTGAATGCCTTagcaatcattgtttacctgaaagagcgcagtcttcgaAAGCGAAGCATGTACCTAGTGGTCAACCaggcagttgctgatatgctTGTTGCAGGCTGTGTGATcaataattgtttgtttttgggAGGCCATTGTAAATTTTGGACGTCGACTATCTCATCTATCCTGCCATCTGAAATAGTTGTCCATGCTTGGTTTCTCTTCACTACAGTAGCAGCAgtaacaaaccttgctgctatttccttagagcggatgcacgcaacgtttcgtccatttAAGCATCGCATCGTCAAGAAGAAAATGTTTGGAGCAGCTGTTGCAACCGTTTGGATTAAAGCTGGGTTCTGCTCAGGAATCAGTGTCTTGACTGTCTACTCGTTCACTATCGAACTGAGCAGTGACTTGTTAAAATTGCTATACttgacgtttttcttgttttgccttttaattatGGTTGTATCTTACTCGTCTATAGTTATAAAAACAGTTTGTGGAAACCAACCTCATCACCATGGTGTAACCggtagagaaagaaaactgaccaaaacactgttcattgtgacaTTTGTATCTTTACTGCTCACCCTACCACTCATTATTTTAAGGATTCTCTTTTTAGTGTCATCACACACTTTCATCCCCAGTTCGCTTCAGACATCTCGCTTAAtttattcttttgaattttcattttgggccaactctcttgtcaatccaattTGTTATGCATTTAAAATTCCTGAGTTCAGGAGAGCCCTGTTTTCCATCCTGCGCCTGCCCAGGTTTTTACCCTTAAGGAGATGTAAGATTTCCCACGCTGGACTAGCTCTATCTCACTAA
- the LOC136926603 gene encoding trace amine-associated receptor 8b-like: MVWVLRVRDTTSSLPLFSASECIPMVIAFGMESVAIVTLNALTIIVYLKEYGLRKRSMYLVINLAFVDMLIAGCAIPECWFIGSGCKFWTVNSLNLPSFVVIAVWSHVMPLASVTNLAAISLERMNATFRPFQHRLIKKKMFGAAVAIVWIATGLCSAIGVLAAFDSFSVKLNRGLFILYLSFFLFCFLIILVSYSSIAVKLACGNQSHHDGVTSRERKLTKTLFIVTVASLTLTQPVIIFLILDTSSHTSLNTFSVISRQTRSRLYYYFGFLFCANSLVNPNCYGFRIPGFRRALFSFLRYRFLPQPAQDFPLDKL, from the coding sequence ATGGTGTGGGTTTTGAGAGTGAGAGACACAACTTCATCTTTACCGTTGTTTTCGGCATCTGAGTGCATTCCCATGGTAATAGCGTTTGGCATGGAGTCTGTTGCCATAGTGACgttgaatgcccttacaatcattgtttacctgaaagagtatggtcttcgcaagcgcagcatgtacctggtgatcaacctgGCATTTGTTGACATGCTTATTGCGGGCTGTGCGATCCCTGAGTGTTGGTTTATAGGAAGCGGTTGTAAATTTTGGACGGTCAACTCTTTGAACCTCCCATCTTTCGTAGTTATCGCGGTTTGGTCTCACGTCATGCCATTAGCATCAGTgacaaaccttgctgctatttccttAGAGCGGATgaacgcaacgtttcgtccatttcagcatcgcctcatcaaaaagaaaatgtttggagcagctgttgctattgtttggattGCAACTGGGCTCTGTTCAGCAATTGGTGTCTTGGCTGCCTTCGACTCATTCTCTGTCAAACTAAATCGCGGCCTTTTTATCTTATActtatcatttttcttgttttgctttctaATTATCCTTGTGTCTTACTCGTCCATAGCTGTAAAACTTGCCTGTGGAAACCAGTCGCATCACGATGGTGTaaccagtagagaaagaaaactgaccaagacactgttcattgtgacagttgcaTCTTTAACGCTCACGCAGCCAGTTATCATTTTTCTGATTCTTGATACGTCATCACACACGTCATTAAACACTTTCTCAGTCATTTCGCGTCAAACACGGTCTcgcttatattattattttggttttttattttgtgccaactctcttgtcaatccaaaTTGTTATGGATTTAGAATTCCAGGGTTCAGGAGAgctctgttttcctttttgcgctATAGATTCCTGCCGCAGCCTGCTCAAGATTTTCCTCTTGACaagttgtaa